The stretch of DNA CGAGCTTGGCGGTGACCTGGATCTCGGCTCCGGTCGGCTCGACAAGGGCGACTTCAGCCGTCACGGGACCTTGTCCGATCGTCAGGTGCTCAGGCCGGATGCCATAGGTGATTGCGGCGCCGCGCGCCAATGTTGTCCCTTCGGGCAATGGCAGCCTTCCACCGCCATCCGCGACGAATTCAACCGGTCCCGACCTGCTGACCTGCCCGTGAATGAGGTTCATCCCCGGAGACCCGATGAACCCTGCTACGAACAGGTTCGCCGGCTGGTCGTAGAGATCGAGAGGGGAGCCTATCTGCTCTACGAAGCCGTCCCGCATCACGACGATGCGATCGGCCATCGTCATTGCCTCGATTTGGTCGTGAGTGACGTAAATTGTTGTTGTCTTCAGTCGCTGGTGCAGTTGCTTGATTTCGGAGCGCATCTGAACGCGCAGCTTCGCGTCCAGATTGGATAATGGCTCGTCGAATAGAAAGACCTGCGGATTACGCACGATCGCACGGCCCATCGCCACACGCTGGCGCTGGCCGCCCGATAGATTTCTCGGATATCTGCCGAGGAGATGCTCGAGCCCAAGGATTTGGGCAGCCTCCCGAACACGCTGCTTCGTCTGCTCTTTGGGAGCTCTCGCCAGCTTCAGCGAAAATCCCATATTCGCCTCGACCGTCAGATGCGGGTAAAGCGCGTAGGACTGGAAGACCATGGCAATGTCGCGCTCTTTCGGTGCGACGTTGTTCACGACCTTGCTGCCGATCGAAATTCTGCCGTCGGAAATCTCTTCGAGGCCGGCGATCATTCGCAACAATGTCGACTTTCCGCAGCCGGAAGGGCCGACGAGGATCACGAATTCCCCGTCGTCGATATGAATATTCACCCCATGCAGGACTTCGAAGTGACCGTAGCTCTTACGGGCATTCGCCACACTTACTGACGCCATGATTTTCTCCGGCTGGATGTTCGTAGTTCGACGAGCAGCCTTTAGTCCTTTGTTTTTATGCATGTCGTTATCCCGGAACCGCTGCACACTTCCGGGCGACATGCTTTAAGCGGCTGCAAACTGCTCATTGCATTGCGGTCGCGGCAGAATAGGGAGCCAAGGCCGCGTCGATGGCTGAAAGACAGAGTTTTCGGGCATTGGGATCGACCCGCTTTGACACCACGTCCGGATATAACCGCCCGAGATACTGGCTGATCAATGTCTCGGGAATGGCGTCCGGGAGCCGGTTGAACAATGCGTCGACTGCCGCGGCTGCCCTTGGATCAGGCCAGTAGTAGCGAATACGATCGCTATAGCTGAAATGCCGCTGCAGGCGCTCTTCATCGGGGCTGCCGCTATAGTGCCCTGCCCAGTGCGCCGGTTGCTCCACCATCATTGTTTCCATGGTCGCGGCCAGTCCGGTTCCCGGTGTCGTTCCGGCGAGGATGCCGGCAATCGCATCGAGACCGTAGAGGGCCTCGCGAAGCGCGAACGTCAGCCCGGGTCCTACCTTGAGAATGGCAAAGCCGCCGTCGACCAGAGCGGACAAAGCGCTGGTCGGCTGGTAGTCCGTGGAATGCGCTTCGAAAACCAGCCCCGGCATTTCGTCCAGCGACTGAATAAGACTGGTCGCTCGTTCGGGCTTGTAAAGGACCACGTTCGTGTTGCCGAATTCGACGCCCGGCTGAACCACGATACCGATCACCCGATCCATTGCCGAAGCCAAACCAGCTTGGGAAAATGATGTCTGATGGACCGCCAGTGTCCTCACTGCCGCATCGGCACGGGTGATGTCGATTTCTTCGAGTGCGTGAGTTGCACCGCCGGGAGGCGGCACCTCGGTCCCGATGATATACACCGGCGGGCGCCGGCCGCAGCGATGAGCGGCCTCTTCGGCAGCTTTTGCCAGTTGCGCGGCGCGGACGGCGGTGATCTCGTCGTCAAGTGCAGCCGGTTCGCCGGCGCAGCCCATGGAAGTGTCGAGATGCAGCTTCTCAAACCCGGCTTCCACATAGGCTGTGACCATGGCCGAGGCGCGCGCCATTGCTTCCTGCGCCGACAGCTTCCTCCATGGGTTCGGACCAAGATGATCGCCGCCCAGGATGACGCGTTCGGCTGGAAAACCAACGGCCGTGGCGACGTTTTCGATGAAGCGGCGAAAGTCCGGTGGCGTCATCCCGGTATAGCCGCCTTCCTGATTGACCTGATTGCAGGTGGCTTCGATGAGGACTGGCCGATCCTCCGCGGCGGCGCGGCGGAGCGTGGCCTCGATTACCAGAGGATGCGCTGAGCAGACCGAGGTGATCCCGCGTGGACAGGCGAGATTTCTCGCGCCGAAAAGCTTTCGAAGCGCGGTCTGCCGGTTCTCTTCGATCTGCGTCATGCCAGCTTCACGACCTTGGTCAGGTGGCGGGGAGATACCGTATCGATCTGCCGAGCCTGAGCGGCGCGCTCGCCGAGGACCTGCAGCGCGGGAAGGACGACCAGACCCGCGAGCGAAAGATCGACATCCACCGCGAGCTCCACATCGCCGGGGCCGCCGAGGCCAATGACGACGGCGCCCTTCTCTTTCAATTCGCCAACCAGCTTTATTTCCGCCTCTCTCTGGTCGGAGCTGTAGAGCATCACCACCGCCGTTTTTCGGTCGACGAGGCTGATCGGCCCGTGACGGTACTCCAGGGGGTGGAAGGCTTGCGTCATGATCTGGCTCATTTCCATGAGCTTCAGGGCGCCTTCCAGGGCGATGCCGAACAGCGGACCTCCGCCAAGAAACACGAAGTGGGTTCTGTCTGCGATGATGCCGGGAAGCGCATGATCGAGAGCGCCGGCGAGCTTGCGGGCGGAACCGACAACGGAGCCCGGCACATGCCGCCCGATCATCTGCAGTCCAAGAAGGACCATCAGGCTTGCCGAAACCGTCATGACGATGCCTTCGTCGGGATGGGTTTCGGCAGAAACCAGCCGATCACAGTTTTTGGCAAGAGAGCTTTCTGGTTCGACGGTTAGAGCAGTGACGAACGCGCCGGCGGCACGGCTCGCTTTCGCGGCAGCAACTGTCTCCGTCGTCTCACCGCTCCGCGAAAGCGCCACTACATGCGTGTCACGCCACTCGGACCAGAATGCCGAGGGCCGGTTTTGCCATTCGGCGCCAGGGACTGCAATCGCCCTTCGCCCGGCCATATTGGAATAGGCCGCAAGCGAGAGCGCGAGATTGAAGGAAGTGCCGCAGCCTACGAAGACGAGTAGCTTGAAGCGGTCATCGGCGGGGTTAACGCCAATGGCCTTTTCCCAATAGGGAAATTGCTCGAAAATAACCTTTTCGGTCGTATTCATGAAGTCTCCGATTATTTGACCGAACCAGCCAGCAGGCCGCTGACGAGGTAACGGTTGAGAAAAATGACGACGAGGGCGGGGATGACGATCGCGATCGAGCCGCTGGCCGTGATCAGGCCGTAATCGATGAAGTTCTTCGTCACGAATTCCGGGATGAGCACTGTCAAGGGCTTGGTCGCCTGCGGCGAGAAGATGAGCGGGACAAGGTATTGTCCCCAGGCCCCCAGGAAGGTCAGGATCGCCGCTGCCGTCAGCCCGGGTCCGGCGAGCGGCAGGACGATGTTGAAGAAGATGTAAAGCCTGCCGGCGCCATCGAGCTGCGCTGCTTCCTCCAGCGCGATCGGAAGAGCTTCGAAGACACTTCTAAGCAGCCAGAGCGAAAGCGGTAGGAATGCCGAAACATAAATCAGCGCGACGCCGACATAGGTGTCGACGAGATGCAGCTTGATCATGATCTGGTAGAGCGGGATCAGCACCGCGTAAGCGGGAATGGCGAGCGTCGCAACGACGGCAACGAAGAGTGTTTTCCTGCCGGGGAACTGAAGCCGCGTGAAGGCGTAAGCTCCGAGCGCGGATATTGCGACGCAGAACAGCGTCGCTGCGACGGAGGTCACGATGCTGTTCAGCAAAGCGGCGCGAAACTGCTTGAAGACCTCCACCCCTCCGATCCGCGCAATGTTGATGCCGAACAACCGCGAATAGTGATCCAGCGTAAAGTGCTGCGGAAAAAAGTTGATAGGGCGGACCGAGAAGTCTTCGCTTGGCGTGACCGAACTCGCAATGGTCCAGTAGATCGGCCCCAAAGACCAGATCAACAGCACGAGGACACCGACCCAGATCATCATTCGATAGGCAAGAGTGGCTTTCATCAGTCGAACCGTGTGTTGCGGTAAACGCGAAGGACGTAGACGAGCGAGATCAGCAGAGAGACGAGCGTGATCACCACCGACAGCGCCATTCCGTAGGAAAAGCGGAGGTTCTGGAACGTTTCCAGGTAGATCTGGACCAGCACCGGCCTGGTCTCGAGGCTGGCACCTGCCAGGACCCAAGCTTCATCGAAGAGGTTGAAGGCGTTTACCGTTGCGTTCGTCATCGCGACCGCGATCGCGCTGCGAACGAGGGGAAGGGTTACCCATCCAAACATCTGGACGCGGGTGGCGCCATCGATCCGCGCGGCCTCGTAGAGATGCGTCGGTATGCTCTGCATTGCGGCGAGAACAATCACGATCGTGAGCGGCATCATTCGCCAGACGTGTACGATCGTCACGGCGACAATTGCGCTGGTGCGATCGTTGAACCAGACATGATTTTCAAATGCGAGCCCGAGCGCGGAGAGAATGCCGTTCAACAGGCCCGCGCCAGGTTGGTAAATCCAAAGCCAGATGACCGAGTTCACGACGCCGGGCAGCGCCCAGGGCAGGATCACCGCAGCCAGAAGCCACTGACGCCCGACCTTGATCTGATTGATGAGCGCGGCCGCAAGAACGCCGAACACGGTTTCTGCAGTGACCGCCAGAACGACGTACATGAGCGTGTTGGTCCAGGTCGTCGCGAGCTGGCCATCGGAGAGCATCCGGCTGTAATTTTCGAGACCGACGAAGGGAGTGCCAGCCTGCATGGGATTGACCCTGTGCAGACTGTCCCAGACCGTTCGCCCCATCGGGTAGAAGACCAACGCCGCCATCGTGATGACGATCGGCGAGACCAGCAGAAGCCCAAGCGTGGTGTCGGCATTGAAGCCGACACCACGCTTGCTCGGCAGACCCTCGGACGCGAAGGCAGTCATTGCGCCATCGCCTGCTTGGCAGCCGCAGCCATCGCCTCCACCGCTTGATCGACGCTCATCTGGCTTTTAGCCGCACTGTTGATCGCCGTATTCACACCACTCGAGAACTGGGGATACCAAGGCGGGGTGCCTTGCGGGAAAAGAGGCTCGACGGTCTTGGACTGCGCCACCAGAACATCGCCGCTATTCAGCTTGCCGGCGTCGTTCAGTTCGGAGAGTGCGGAAGTCCGGGTTGGCAGGAAGCCGTTTGCGGCATTCTTCTTTTGGAAATCCCTGCTCGTAAACCACTTCACGAAGGCGATCGCCGCCTCTTTGTTCGGAGAGACGTTCGGTATGGCAAGGGCCTCGGGAAGACCGAAGCTGCGCGTTTCGCCGCTCGCAGTCGGCACCAGAATGGCTTCTACCTGACCGGCGACCTTCGACTGCTTGGGATCGTTCATCTGGCCGAGACGTCCGGGCTCGCCAGAGATCATGATACTGGTGATGCCCTGCCCGAACATGCTTTCGTTGATCTGGCTGTCCTTGAGGCCGGTGGATGCCGGGTCGACAAGCCCCTCCTTGAGAAGCATGAGTTCGAAAGCGAGCGCCTTATAACCAGCCGAGTCCGGAGACGTGAAGAGCGGGTTGAAATCCTTGTCGAAAAGCTCACCGCCGAAGGCCTTCGTCAATAGATACCAGCTCGTCGAAGCACCCTCCGTTGCCGAAAGCGGCAGGCCGATCGGATACTGGGCGATGCCCTTTTCCTTAATTTTCTTGGCGGCGGCGACGAGGTCGTCCAGTGTCTTGGGCATTTCCGACACACCAGCATCGGCAAAATGCTTCTTGTTGACCAACATGACTCGGAAGTCGTTCGTATAGGGAATGCCGAGAAGCTTCCCATCGACGGTGAAGATCTTCGCCACACCGATATCCTTGAGAGTATCGGCATCGATCACATCATCCAGCGGCAGGAACCAGCCCGCCGCACTGAACTGCCCTGTCCATGACCAGTCGAA from Rhizobium sp. NZLR1 encodes:
- the ugpC gene encoding sn-glycerol-3-phosphate ABC transporter ATP-binding protein UgpC yields the protein MASVSVANARKSYGHFEVLHGVNIHIDDGEFVILVGPSGCGKSTLLRMIAGLEEISDGRISIGSKVVNNVAPKERDIAMVFQSYALYPHLTVEANMGFSLKLARAPKEQTKQRVREAAQILGLEHLLGRYPRNLSGGQRQRVAMGRAIVRNPQVFLFDEPLSNLDAKLRVQMRSEIKQLHQRLKTTTIYVTHDQIEAMTMADRIVVMRDGFVEQIGSPLDLYDQPANLFVAGFIGSPGMNLIHGQVSRSGPVEFVADGGGRLPLPEGTTLARGAAITYGIRPEHLTIGQGPVTAEVALVEPTGAEIQVTAKLGADNLVVTVRERLELRAGDKLGLAPDLSKLHLFDAKTEKRLMPA
- a CDS encoding D-tagatose-bisphosphate aldolase, class II, non-catalytic subunit, which encodes MTQIEENRQTALRKLFGARNLACPRGITSVCSAHPLVIEATLRRAAAEDRPVLIEATCNQVNQEGGYTGMTPPDFRRFIENVATAVGFPAERVILGGDHLGPNPWRKLSAQEAMARASAMVTAYVEAGFEKLHLDTSMGCAGEPAALDDEITAVRAAQLAKAAEEAAHRCGRRPPVYIIGTEVPPPGGATHALEEIDITRADAAVRTLAVHQTSFSQAGLASAMDRVIGIVVQPGVEFGNTNVVLYKPERATSLIQSLDEMPGLVFEAHSTDYQPTSALSALVDGGFAILKVGPGLTFALREALYGLDAIAGILAGTTPGTGLAATMETMMVEQPAHWAGHYSGSPDEERLQRHFSYSDRIRYYWPDPRAAAAVDALFNRLPDAIPETLISQYLGRLYPDVVSKRVDPNARKLCLSAIDAALAPYSAATAMQ
- a CDS encoding SIS domain-containing protein, with amino-acid sequence MNTTEKVIFEQFPYWEKAIGVNPADDRFKLLVFVGCGTSFNLALSLAAYSNMAGRRAIAVPGAEWQNRPSAFWSEWRDTHVVALSRSGETTETVAAAKASRAAGAFVTALTVEPESSLAKNCDRLVSAETHPDEGIVMTVSASLMVLLGLQMIGRHVPGSVVGSARKLAGALDHALPGIIADRTHFVFLGGGPLFGIALEGALKLMEMSQIMTQAFHPLEYRHGPISLVDRKTAVVMLYSSDQREAEIKLVGELKEKGAVVIGLGGPGDVELAVDVDLSLAGLVVLPALQVLGERAAQARQIDTVSPRHLTKVVKLA
- a CDS encoding carbohydrate ABC transporter permease, with protein sequence MMIWVGVLVLLIWSLGPIYWTIASSVTPSEDFSVRPINFFPQHFTLDHYSRLFGINIARIGGVEVFKQFRAALLNSIVTSVAATLFCVAISALGAYAFTRLQFPGRKTLFVAVVATLAIPAYAVLIPLYQIMIKLHLVDTYVGVALIYVSAFLPLSLWLLRSVFEALPIALEEAAQLDGAGRLYIFFNIVLPLAGPGLTAAAILTFLGAWGQYLVPLIFSPQATKPLTVLIPEFVTKNFIDYGLITASGSIAIVIPALVVIFLNRYLVSGLLAGSVK
- a CDS encoding sugar ABC transporter permease, whose amino-acid sequence is MTAFASEGLPSKRGVGFNADTTLGLLLVSPIVITMAALVFYPMGRTVWDSLHRVNPMQAGTPFVGLENYSRMLSDGQLATTWTNTLMYVVLAVTAETVFGVLAAALINQIKVGRQWLLAAVILPWALPGVVNSVIWLWIYQPGAGLLNGILSALGLAFENHVWFNDRTSAIVAVTIVHVWRMMPLTIVIVLAAMQSIPTHLYEAARIDGATRVQMFGWVTLPLVRSAIAVAMTNATVNAFNLFDEAWVLAGASLETRPVLVQIYLETFQNLRFSYGMALSVVITLVSLLISLVYVLRVYRNTRFD
- a CDS encoding sugar ABC transporter substrate-binding protein, with product MHKFVLRLLGSAALVFAVPALADDAKPLAGQSITVLMPSPQGPTIAADFEAETGIHVDLQTLSWDDIRPKLVTALVAGTAPADVTEFDWSWTGQFSAAGWFLPLDDVIDADTLKDIGVAKIFTVDGKLLGIPYTNDFRVMLVNKKHFADAGVSEMPKTLDDLVAAAKKIKEKGIAQYPIGLPLSATEGASTSWYLLTKAFGGELFDKDFNPLFTSPDSAGYKALAFELMLLKEGLVDPASTGLKDSQINESMFGQGITSIMISGEPGRLGQMNDPKQSKVAGQVEAILVPTASGETRSFGLPEALAIPNVSPNKEAAIAFVKWFTSRDFQKKNAANGFLPTRTSALSELNDAGKLNSGDVLVAQSKTVEPLFPQGTPPWYPQFSSGVNTAINSAAKSQMSVDQAVEAMAAAAKQAMAQ